The following coding sequences are from one candidate division TA06 bacterium window:
- a CDS encoding DUF1232 domain-containing protein: MANDIKKPGFFRELFDDFGALASMLRDFFKKRYPVTPGWTLFGIAVVLVYIVNPLDIVPDAIPFVGAIDDAAVVGLELALMHKDLHKYRLWRDGNNLK, encoded by the coding sequence ATGGCAAATGACATCAAAAAACCCGGATTTTTCCGCGAGCTGTTTGATGACTTCGGCGCTTTGGCTTCCATGCTCCGGGACTTCTTCAAAAAGCGTTATCCGGTTACGCCCGGGTGGACGCTGTTCGGAATAGCCGTGGTCCTGGTTTACATCGTCAATCCCCTGGACATCGTGCCCGATGCCATCCCCTTCGTCGGGGCCATAGACGATGCCGCCGTGGTGGGACTGGAATTGGCCTTGATGCACAAGGATCTGCATAAATACAGGCTGTGGCGGGACGGCAATAACCTGAAATA